Part of the Listeria innocua genome is shown below.
ACGTCCGGCTTTTGCAATAACTGCGCGCTGACCATGTGCTACTAAATCAGCAATAATCTCTCCAGTATCAATATCTTTCACAATCGTTCCTTGTGGTACTTTAACAACTAAATCTTCTGCACCGCGTCCATGCATACTTTTACTCATGCCATGCTCGCCGTGTTCTGCTTTAAAGATTCGTTTAAAGCGAAAATCTACTAGTGTGCGCAAACCTTCATCTACTACGAATACAACGTCTGCTCCTTTACCGCCGTCACCGCCAGCAGGACCACCGTTTGGTACAAATTTTTCGCGACGGAATGCTACCATACCGTCCCCACCATTACCAGCTTTTACATATATTTTAACCTGATCTACAAACATAATTTTTATATTCTCCCGTTCCTTAAAAGTCTTATCTTTCATTATAACGAACAAACTATACATCTGTCACTATATTTATTTCTATTTCCAGATATTTATTTGTTTAACATCACAAAAATGCGCCAAATGCTTTTACACATTTGGCGCATCTTTTAACAATTATTTGAAAGCTTGTGCAGCTTTGACTGCTTTATGCCAACCTTCATATAAATCTTCTCTTTGTTCGTCTTTCATATCTACTTCAAAACGTTTGTCTAGTTTCCAATGTTTTTTAATTTCGTTTTTATCTTTCCAAACTCCTACTGCAAGTCCTGCTAAGAAAGCTGCTCCAAGAACAGTTGTTTCTTTGTTTTCTGGACGTTCTACAGGAACACCTAGAATATCGGATTGGAATTGCATTAAGAAGTTATTAGCAGAAGCCCCGCCATCCACACGTAACGTTTTTAGACTAATACCAGAATCTTGTTCCATTGCATACAGTACATCACGAGTTTGATAAGCAAGAGATTCCAATGTCGCACGGATAAATTGTTCTTTTTCAGTACCGCGAGTTAATCCAAAGACAGCACCACGAACGTCGGAATCCCAGTAAGGTGCGCCTAAACCAACGAATGCTGGTACAACATATACACCATCACTAGATTCAATCCGGCTCGCATAGTTTTCAGAATCACTTGATTGACGAACCATACGTAAGCCATCACGTAACCACTGAATAGCAGAACCAGCAACGAAAATACTACCTTCAAGCGCATATTCCACTTTACCATCAAGTCCCCAAGCAAGCGTAGTTAATAGTCCATTTTCAGAACGTACTGCTTTTTCGCCTGTGTTCATTAGTAAGAAACAACCAGTTCCGTAAGTGTTTTTCGCCATACCTTTTTCAAAACAACCTTGACCAAATAATGCGGCTTGTTGGTCACCGGCAATACCTGCAACAGGAACTTCTTCACCAAAGAAGTGAT
Proteins encoded:
- the glpK gene encoding glycerol kinase GlpK, with the translated sequence MEKKYILALDQGTTSSRAMIIDEEGEVIGVAQEEFDQIFPKPGWVEHSANEIWASILAVIAGVLLKTNISSKEIAGIGITNQRETTVIWDKESGNPIYNAIVWQSRQTEDICKQLRKDGYEDTIRSKTGLLIDPYFAGTKARWILDHVDGAQERAEKGELLFGTIDTWLVWKLTGGRAHITDYSNASRTLLYNIYDLEWDDELLKMLNIPRAMLPEVRPSSEVYADTVPYHFFGEEVPVAGIAGDQQAALFGQGCFEKGMAKNTYGTGCFLLMNTGEKAVRSENGLLTTLAWGLDGKVEYALEGSIFVAGSAIQWLRDGLRMVRQSSDSENYASRIESSDGVYVVPAFVGLGAPYWDSDVRGAVFGLTRGTEKEQFIRATLESLAYQTRDVLYAMEQDSGISLKTLRVDGGASANNFLMQFQSDILGVPVERPENKETTVLGAAFLAGLAVGVWKDKNEIKKHWKLDKRFEVDMKDEQREDLYEGWHKAVKAAQAFK